CAAGTGTTCAAAGCAAATCCTACAGTCAATACAAATAATAAACTATTAAATCCGTTGCTTTTCATTGGTAGTTTTATTTGTTTCAGGAGTTATTTTAACTCTTTTTGTAGCATTTCAGCATGCGAAAGATGCGTTTTCAAAACCGGCATTACGCTTTCCAATAAGGCCTTTAATTCTTTGTTTTTAGCTTGCGGAATTAAAAGAGTTTCTACAGAGTGAATTACTGACTTGTGATAACTTACTTCATTATCGATATAGGCTTTATCGAATGCTTTTCCTGATTTTGAATTTAAAGCTTTTTTTTCTTTGTCGGCGTTGGTTATCAATGATTTACTAACAGCATTGTCTTTAGGAGTAACTTTTAATTTAGTAACCAATTTTACTGCTTTGTCAATAACGGAAGTATGATCATCATGCATTGCTTTCGCAAACTTTAGTACCGCTGCATTCTTAGATTTTTTATTTGCAATGGCAGCATATTCTACATCTATTTTATTAGCTGTAACTGCTACAGAGGCAATCTCTGCATCAGACAAATGAGGTGTACTTTGTGCAAACACAGTTGACAAAAATACAAAGGAGAAGAACACCATACAGGAAGCCCATACTCCAGAGGATTGAATTGTTTTCATTTTGTTGAAATTTTTTATTGAATATATTTGAGCAGGTAGCCAATAGAAGCGGCAAAAGAGGTAGGGAAGCGTTGTCTTAGATAGGTACCTATTATTCTCAACATCGAGTAATCTCTTTTGTTTTTAAATAATTCAATCTGTTTTTATAATGGTTAACGAAATATTAGTAACGGTACAATTATCCGATTTATAATGAGCGATACGATAAGGATTTTTGGTATTTTTAAACGTTGTAATAAAGAATAATTATTTGCTAAGGCGGATATATCATTAAAATCAAATCATATTGGTGCAATCGTAATTAATTTTTGCAAGGAGGTTGGTTATTGGAAAAAAGGTATTGAGTTAATTATACAAAAGTAAAATGTTATTGTTAAGTAAAACTATGATAGCATTTTGAGAAACAGTTGTATTTACTACTTTGATAAGAAAATCTTTTAGAAGAAAGATATTCTGGATTTGTGTAACCTAACTGTCTATAAAAAAGTTAAGCTCCAAACGGGGAGAGTGGAGCTTAAACTAACCAATTATAAACCTAAATTAAACGAAAGGGCTGTAGGGGTAGGAGTCGAACCTACAAGAATCCAGTCTTTTGAACTTTCTTCACCATTATAAGGAGGTGTGTCTGCCATTTCACCACCCTACAGTATGTCAAAACGTACGCTACAACTTTAAAAATTCTACTTTCTTATCGTTGTTTACGCTACAAAGATAGTGCTAAACGTTAAAATTTACAAATTTTACAATAAAATATTTTAAAATTTGTTATTTTTTTATTTAATATTGTTAGGTATTAGTGAATGACAAAAATATGGTTGATAAAACGCGTTCAAATTTAGAAATTGATAATCTGGACATTGAAATACTTTCTATTTTAATGAATGATGCAACTACAGCATATACGGAAATTGCGAAAGAATTGATCGTTTCTGGGGGTACAATCCACGTTCGCATGAAAAAAATGCAGGATATGGGCATTATCAAGGGATCTAATTTGATAATAGATCCACAAAAAGTAGGCTATGATATTTGTGCTTTTTTAGGAATTTTTCTGGAGAAAGGATCTACTTATAATGAGGCGGTGGAAAAACTAAGAGATGTAAAGGAAGTCGTAGAATTACATTATTGTACTGGAGCGTATTCTATGTTTGCGAAAGTGATCTGTAGAGATACTGCTCATTTACGTAAGGTTTTAAACGAAGAAATTCAGGCTATACCGGGTATACAACGTACCGAGACTATCATATCGCTGGAAGAAAGTATTAAAAGACAAATTACGCTTAAATAAGCTTGGCAGGATGTTTGAGTTTTTTCTCCTGCATCAAATAGCCAAAACTTATGGAAAGCAAAGAAAAAAAATGGGAATCTGGCCCAGACCAGCAACATATGGATGCCCGGATTAAAGAGCAGATGGAAAGGGCAAGTAAGGAGAGTGAGCGCAGGAAGGAAAATCTGGACGATAAAGGCTCGGGCTCCTATAAAGAGAAAAATGGAAATGCCGAAAAGCAATTCGAGGGATTAAAAAACGAACCGGCTATAAAAAATAAGCCTACTCATCCTCAAACTGAAGATTAGGAGATCTATACGGGGTAATTGATAAAAGGCTGTTCAAAAAGAGATCGTCTACAATGATGACTTCCATTTGAACAGCTTTTTTTATTTATATAGACTCTGATTTATAATATCCGTCTACCCTCAGTTACTCTATGCACACTGTATGGGTTTGAAAACTCCCATTTATAGAGCTGTTTTTCACTTTGAAATTTTGACTTTAAACTTTACAAAATACTTATTTGAACTTACCCATCAATGCAGCTAATTTGCTCTGCATATCCGTTTCTGGTTCCGGTTTCCTGCGTTCGTTTTTATTCGTGTTTTTAAAATTTTCTTTTCTGTCCTGAGATTTATCAGTTTTTTTAGCAGGTCCATTCCCTTTCATTGACAGGCCAATTCTGTTTCTGGCGGTATCAATTTCGGTTACTGTCACCTCTACTCTTTGCTGAACTTTAACAACTTCATTAGGATTGGAAATAAAGCGGTCTGACATTTGGCTTAAATGTACCAACCCGTCCTGATGAACACCGATATCTACGAAAGCACCAAAATTTGTAATGTTGGTTACAATTCCCGGGAGTTTCATTCCGATTCTCAGGTCGTTTATGGTATTAATGCCATCAGCAAAAGAGAAAGCTTCAAACTGTTCGCGTGGGTCTCTTCCGGGTTTGGCTAATTCAGCTATGATATCCTGTAGTGTTGGTAAACCAACCTCGTCGCTTATATATTTTTTTAGGTCTATTTGCTTTCTTAAAGATTCATTTTTCATTAAATCTTCTACCTTACAGCCTAAGTCTTTAGCCATTTGTTCAACCAATCCATAGCGTTCGGGGTGGACAGCACTGGTGTCCAGTGGATTTTCTGCATTTCTTATTCTTAAAAAACCTGCCGCCTGCTCAAATGCTTTTTCGCCCAGACGAGGTACTTTTTTGAGTGATGCTCTGTTTTTAAAAGCACCGTTTGTATTTCTATATTCAACAATATTTTGTGCTAACTGTGGCCCTAAACCCGATACATAGGCCAATATTTGTTTAGACGCTGTATTCAGTTCGACCCCTACAGCATTCACACAGCTTATTACCGTGTCGTCTAAGGACGTTTGTAGTTTATTTTGGTCTACATCATGTTGGTATTGCCCTACACCTATTGATTTTGGATCTATTTTTACCAGTTCTGCCAAAGGATCCATTAATCTTCTACCTATTGAAACAGCGCCTCTGACAGTAACATCATGATCTGGAAACTCTTCTCTGGCTACTTCCGATGCGGAATAGATGGAAGCCCCACTTTCGTTAACCATTACGATTTGTACATTAGGGATTTGCTGCTTTCTGACAAATTCCTCTGTCTCGCGGCCGGCAGTACCGTTTCCAATGGCAATGGCTTCTATCTCATGTTTCTTAACCAGATAGTTCAAAGTCTGTTCGGCTTCTTTTAATTGACCCGCGCCGGTATGCGGATAAATGGTTGTGTTTTCCAAAAGCTTGCCCTGTCTGTCCAGGCATACCAATTTACAGCCGGTTCTGAATCCAGGGTCTAAAGCCATTACATTTTTTTGCCCCATAGGAGCAGCTAAAAGTAACTGTCTGGCATTTTCTGCAAAAACTAAAATAGCTTCTTCATCAGCTTTTTGTTTGGTCAATAAACGAACCTCGGTTTCCATACTTGGTCTTAAAAGGCGTTTATATCCATCTTCCAGGGCCTGTTTTACCTGAGCAGATTTGGTGTTATTTGCGGTAATGAATTGTCTTTCCAGAATTTCGATAGCGTCTTCTTCCTGGGGAAGCACATCCAGTTTCAGGATCAATTCTTTTTCTCCACGGCGCATAGCTAAAATTCTGTGCGAAGGAGCCGAACTAATAGGTTCTTCCCATTCAAAATAGTCTTTATATTTGATCCCTTCTTCTTCTTTACCTTTAAAAACTTCTGATTTGAATGTTCCTTTTTGCAGGAATAATTCCCTTATTTTTGCTCTTGCTTCTGCATTTTCGGCAATGTTTTCAGCAATGATGTCTCTTGCACCCTGTAAGGCTTCTATAACAGAATTTACACCTTTTTCTTCGCTGATAAAAGCCTCAGCCTCTTCTTCCGGCGTACTTTTGTCCTGCTCTAAAATAGAAAGTGCTAAAGGTTCCAAACCTTTTTCACGGGCAACAGAAGCTTTAGTTTTACGCTTAGGTTTGTAAGGCAGATAAATATCTTCCAGTGCCGACATGGTCTCAGCAGCTTCAATCTGTGCTTTTAATGCGTCTGTCAACTTACCCTGTTCTTCTATAGACTTTAAGATGGCTTCTCTCCTTTTGTCAAGCTCCCTTAATTGTTGTATTCTGTCTCTGATAGCCGTTACCTGAACTTCATCCAGGCTGCCGGTTAGCTCTTTTCTGTATCGTGAAATGAAAGGTACTGTAGCACCTTCGTCTAATAGATTAAGCGTCGCGCTCACTTGTTTGCTTCCTACGCTCAGTTCCTGCGCAACAATGTAAATATGCTTATCTGACATTTGTTTTCAAATTTAAATGGAAGCGAAGTTGGTAAAATAAGGCAAAGAGGCAAAATAAATTTTAGAATATCTTTTTGTCAGCTATTAAAAGCTATAGCCTAATTTAAGGCTAAAAGGGAGCGTCATTCTCCAGGTTTTTCCTTCTTTAACTTCAGCGTATTCATTGAAAATATCTAACCAAGGTTGATAGAAAGCGTCCTGGGGTCTAGATCTGCCAGTGTGTTTAATATCCCTATTTTTTAAACCTAATCCTACACTAAGATCAATAAAAAAGCGATTAATGATTTTTTGCTGGTACCCATATTTTACATTGATTGTATAGGTTTTCTTATGTACCTGAATCCATTCTTCATATTTCTGATTATTGGGCCCAAACAACCCGGTCCATTCTCTTTTTATATCTTCGTTGATAAAGCCGAGTTCGGCAAGGTGCTTAACCCAAAGATGACTAAATTCTAAACTAATATATTGGCCGAATGGAACTTTGTTTTGAAAATAAAATTTATGCTCGTAGCCAAGCCTATAGCCTTTTGGAACTCTTCTAGTGTTAAACTGACTGACAGGAACACCGATACCAAAGGTAGAAGAAGAATAGTTGTTTAACTTTCTTTCGTAATAGACAGAAGGTTCAAGGAAATCATTAAAATCAAATAAATTGCTGGCTGTCACCTTAATGATACCACTAAAGGCGAATTCGGGATTTTTATGATCGTAATCATATATTTTGTTACCTTTTATCCAAAGTTTGATAGGGTAGGTGTATCTTTTGTCTTTTGT
This genomic interval from Pseudopedobacter saltans DSM 12145 contains the following:
- a CDS encoding DUF4142 domain-containing protein, whose translation is MKTIQSSGVWASCMVFFSFVFLSTVFAQSTPHLSDAEIASVAVTANKIDVEYAAIANKKSKNAAVLKFAKAMHDDHTSVIDKAVKLVTKLKVTPKDNAVSKSLITNADKEKKALNSKSGKAFDKAYIDNEVSYHKSVIHSVETLLIPQAKNKELKALLESVMPVLKTHLSHAEMLQKELK
- a CDS encoding Lrp/AsnC ligand binding domain-containing protein, which encodes MVDKTRSNLEIDNLDIEILSILMNDATTAYTEIAKELIVSGGTIHVRMKKMQDMGIIKGSNLIIDPQKVGYDICAFLGIFLEKGSTYNEAVEKLRDVKEVVELHYCTGAYSMFAKVICRDTAHLRKVLNEEIQAIPGIQRTETIISLEESIKRQITLK
- a CDS encoding Tex family protein — protein: MSDKHIYIVAQELSVGSKQVSATLNLLDEGATVPFISRYRKELTGSLDEVQVTAIRDRIQQLRELDKRREAILKSIEEQGKLTDALKAQIEAAETMSALEDIYLPYKPKRKTKASVAREKGLEPLALSILEQDKSTPEEEAEAFISEEKGVNSVIEALQGARDIIAENIAENAEARAKIRELFLQKGTFKSEVFKGKEEEGIKYKDYFEWEEPISSAPSHRILAMRRGEKELILKLDVLPQEEDAIEILERQFITANNTKSAQVKQALEDGYKRLLRPSMETEVRLLTKQKADEEAILVFAENARQLLLAAPMGQKNVMALDPGFRTGCKLVCLDRQGKLLENTTIYPHTGAGQLKEAEQTLNYLVKKHEIEAIAIGNGTAGRETEEFVRKQQIPNVQIVMVNESGASIYSASEVAREEFPDHDVTVRGAVSIGRRLMDPLAELVKIDPKSIGVGQYQHDVDQNKLQTSLDDTVISCVNAVGVELNTASKQILAYVSGLGPQLAQNIVEYRNTNGAFKNRASLKKVPRLGEKAFEQAAGFLRIRNAENPLDTSAVHPERYGLVEQMAKDLGCKVEDLMKNESLRKQIDLKKYISDEVGLPTLQDIIAELAKPGRDPREQFEAFSFADGINTINDLRIGMKLPGIVTNITNFGAFVDIGVHQDGLVHLSQMSDRFISNPNEVVKVQQRVEVTVTEIDTARNRIGLSMKGNGPAKKTDKSQDRKENFKNTNKNERRKPEPETDMQSKLAALMGKFK